From a region of the Neobacillus niacini genome:
- a CDS encoding glycosyltransferase, whose translation MENLVTNKLKKLGQDKLQYKKQLKALNPNFELSNIDEILKVELSKLGFGSNDKIKTKNKDNGIDIQSALTNTEHQYIYIGNLDELKVFKEFFDRKSNKRLDLSFTGYCDKTLEIEFHIIFILKDGKRSNIKIVPGKNVGFTVPTKETVDSIKIAIRVKGSGYAYLHNPYLYSQDLTISANNRSSQNRVPKKIKDMKVIFIGDEFTTRSFEPEFNLVKVTPENWEEEVTAAEPDMFFCESAWLGNNGAWQNKVGTGGPRDNTTLLKLVEWCKANNIPTAFWNKEDPFHYNAFVETAKHFDYVYTTDSNSVEKYTADGCKNVFSFPFAAQPAYHNPIEKYKRINKVVFAGAYYGDKFPERKQAMDSMIEISGKYGMEIYDRNYNIPESPNQFPEGFKKHIVGTLKGDEIEKAYKGYKISLNVNSIVDSPTMFSRRVFEIIASNTPVVSSASLGIENLFGDIIIASNNFNELQERIQKYFEDEYYFKTNRLLGLRKVLEEHTYTHRVKMMLDQMGIEYIDEDQSVTVVGVVRSKEDYEELMKQYNRQAWKSKKLVILLDIFEGYLDIFNANNNKEVKTYLIDYLHNYNSLNDVIDTEYFAVFEKRNYYGDYYLTDMMLATLYVQDAIIVKGSGEEYTFTTTGQIAKSLIRKKSTGIINPVGLLNIIENKGTNVLDDWFKYGARFFNIDDFNFINNYRGKKNIAKKIKQLTV comes from the coding sequence ATGGAAAATTTAGTCACAAACAAGTTAAAAAAATTAGGACAAGATAAACTGCAATACAAAAAGCAACTAAAAGCTCTAAATCCAAATTTTGAATTATCAAATATAGATGAAATATTAAAGGTTGAATTGTCGAAGTTGGGGTTCGGCAGTAACGATAAGATTAAGACTAAAAATAAAGACAATGGAATTGATATTCAATCTGCCTTAACAAACACAGAGCATCAATATATATATATTGGCAATTTGGACGAACTAAAAGTCTTTAAAGAATTCTTTGATAGGAAAAGCAATAAACGTTTAGATTTATCTTTTACGGGTTATTGTGATAAAACATTAGAAATAGAGTTTCATATCATTTTTATCTTGAAGGACGGCAAACGATCTAATATTAAAATTGTTCCTGGGAAAAATGTTGGCTTTACCGTTCCAACCAAGGAAACAGTGGATTCTATCAAAATTGCAATTCGTGTAAAGGGAAGTGGATATGCCTATCTGCACAATCCATACCTTTATAGTCAGGACCTAACAATATCTGCTAACAATCGCTCTTCCCAAAATAGAGTTCCTAAAAAAATAAAAGATATGAAGGTTATCTTTATTGGTGATGAATTTACTACACGAAGTTTTGAACCGGAATTTAATTTAGTAAAAGTAACTCCGGAGAATTGGGAAGAAGAAGTAACCGCCGCTGAACCAGATATGTTCTTCTGTGAATCAGCTTGGTTAGGTAATAATGGTGCTTGGCAAAACAAAGTTGGTACAGGTGGTCCAAGGGACAATACTACATTATTGAAATTAGTTGAATGGTGTAAAGCTAATAATATCCCAACAGCATTTTGGAATAAAGAGGACCCTTTCCATTACAATGCATTTGTAGAAACAGCTAAACATTTCGATTACGTCTATACAACAGATTCTAACTCAGTGGAGAAATACACCGCTGATGGCTGTAAAAATGTATTTAGTTTTCCATTTGCTGCTCAACCGGCTTACCATAATCCTATTGAAAAATATAAGAGGATTAATAAAGTGGTATTTGCAGGTGCTTATTATGGAGATAAGTTCCCTGAAAGAAAGCAAGCCATGGATAGTATGATTGAAATTTCAGGTAAGTACGGGATGGAAATATACGATAGAAACTACAATATTCCTGAATCACCAAACCAGTTTCCAGAAGGATTTAAGAAACATATCGTTGGAACACTTAAAGGTGATGAGATTGAGAAAGCTTATAAAGGCTATAAAATCTCTCTGAATGTGAATAGTATTGTTGACTCTCCAACGATGTTCTCAAGAAGGGTGTTTGAAATTATCGCTTCAAACACACCAGTCGTTAGCTCTGCGTCTTTAGGAATTGAGAATTTATTTGGAGATATAATAATCGCATCCAATAATTTCAATGAATTACAGGAAAGAATCCAAAAATATTTTGAAGACGAGTATTACTTTAAAACAAATAGATTATTAGGTTTAAGAAAGGTTCTTGAAGAACATACCTATACACATCGAGTAAAGATGATGCTGGACCAAATGGGTATAGAATATATTGATGAGGACCAATCTGTTACAGTAGTTGGAGTTGTAAGATCTAAGGAAGACTATGAAGAGTTAATGAAACAATATAATCGTCAAGCTTGGAAAAGTAAAAAGCTAGTTATTTTGTTGGATATCTTTGAAGGATATTTAGATATATTTAATGCTAATAATAATAAAGAAGTAAAAACATATTTAATAGATTATCTTCATAATTACAATTCTTTAAATGATGTAATTGATACAGAGTATTTTGCTGTATTTGAGAAAAGGAACTACTATGGTGACTACTATTTAACAGATATGATGCTGGCGACTTTATATGTGCAGGATGCCATTATTGTGAAAGGCTCTGGAGAAGAATATACCTTTACAACGACGGGACAGATCGCTAAATCATTGATAAGAAAAAAATCAACTGGTATTATAAATCCGGTTGGATTACTAAATATCATCGAAAATAAAGGAACGAATGTACTTGATGATTGGTTTAAATATGGAGCAAGATTCTTTAATATCGATGATTTTAATTTCATTAATAACTACCGCGGGAAAAAAAACATTGCTAAAAAAATTAAGCAGCTTACAGTTTAG
- a CDS encoding glycosyltransferase family 4 protein, which translates to MKKIAFIGHDLKFIKHIIEFLNKEYGYEVRTDEWSHHETHDENKSLEIVDWADVLFCEWGLGNVIWYQKHKKDHQKLFVRLHRFEMNTKYPKMFDYDKIDKLIAISPYIFEEFYRVAKVPREKMTVIYNAVDTVRFNKPKVNEDTKFNLGIIGIVPKLKRLDRAIEIFETLYEKDNRYKLYIKGKHPKEYGWVWNNEGERAHYDAVFNKIENSPFKKNVIFEGWGDVSEWLSKIGYVLSVSDYESFHMAPIEGMASGAYPVVLRREGVNTIFPKSYIFEGISEMQNFITNNQDFKESSQKLLKSFVKENYGLETICSNLKDLFESKEKVEV; encoded by the coding sequence ATGAAAAAGATTGCTTTCATTGGACATGACTTAAAATTTATTAAACATATAATAGAATTTTTGAATAAAGAGTATGGATATGAAGTCCGAACAGATGAATGGTCACATCATGAAACTCATGATGAAAATAAGAGTCTTGAAATCGTAGACTGGGCAGATGTTTTATTTTGTGAGTGGGGATTAGGCAACGTAATCTGGTACCAGAAGCACAAAAAGGATCATCAAAAACTTTTTGTGCGACTCCACCGCTTTGAAATGAATACAAAATATCCCAAAATGTTTGATTATGATAAGATAGATAAATTAATAGCGATCTCTCCTTATATATTTGAGGAATTTTATAGAGTCGCAAAAGTACCAAGGGAAAAAATGACCGTAATTTATAATGCAGTAGACACGGTGAGATTTAATAAGCCTAAGGTAAATGAAGATACAAAGTTTAATTTAGGAATTATTGGAATTGTACCAAAATTAAAGAGATTAGATCGTGCAATTGAAATATTTGAGACTCTTTATGAGAAGGACAATCGGTATAAATTATATATAAAAGGTAAACATCCAAAAGAATATGGATGGGTGTGGAATAACGAAGGTGAACGTGCGCATTATGATGCAGTCTTTAATAAAATAGAAAACTCCCCATTTAAGAAAAATGTGATCTTTGAAGGCTGGGGAGATGTTTCTGAATGGCTAAGTAAGATTGGCTATGTTCTTTCAGTTAGTGATTACGAAAGCTTTCATATGGCTCCTATCGAAGGTATGGCATCTGGTGCTTACCCTGTTGTACTGCGTAGAGAGGGAGTTAATACAATCTTCCCGAAGTCATATATCTTTGAGGGAATTTCTGAAATGCAAAACTTTATTACAAATAACCAAGATTTTAAAGAAAGCAGCCAAAAATTATTAAAATCCTTTGTTAAAGAAAACT